Within the Verrucomicrobiota bacterium genome, the region AGACTGAAGCCGGAACTGGAGGATTGGCGAGCCATGAAGACTGTGGTGCTTCCCTTCTTGGCGGTACTCGTGTTTGCCCCATTCGGTCAGGCGGAGGACGCCAAGGCCCTCTACAAGAGCAGATGTGCGAGCTGCCATGGCCCCACCGGCGCTGGAAGGCCCGCCCTCAAAGGAAGCAGCTTGCTGACCAGTGAATGCAAGAAGCAGACCGACGAGCAGCTAGCGGATGCGATTGCCAAGGGGCCTAAATCCAAGAGCAGTCACGCATATGAGATGAAGGGTCTGACGAGAGATCAGATCCATCTGCTCGTCCAGCACGTGCGCGAGTTGCAGAAGGCATCGCCGTGAAGCGGCAGCCGCTATAACTCACCTATCGGCCGGAGAGAAAGGTGGAACGTCCTGGACAGTGTTTGAAAGAACGGCTTCGGAGCGATCCGGCGGACGAAGGAGACCTTCAAACGAGTTCAAGCGCTGGCGAGCCGGATGGG harbors:
- a CDS encoding cytochrome c → MKTVVLPFLAVLVFAPFGQAEDAKALYKSRCASCHGPTGAGRPALKGSSLLTSECKKQTDEQLADAIAKGPKSKSSHAYEMKGLTRDQIHLLVQHVRELQKASP